The nucleotide window TTAAATTTATCAAATTAAATTTTTGATAATATTAACTTCATCTCAAAAATAAATCATAATGAATCTGGCAAGTAAGTACTCCGTTGTTATTCTACCATCGTTTAAAGCAATTCAAAAGGTTGGTGAACTAAAATTTAAATTATTTACAAAATCTGGAAAAGACTATTCCAGTCGAAAATCAACTGCGCACGTAACAGTTCAAGAATTTTGGGCGACTGACAGTCAGCTAAAAAAAATAATTTTGAAATGCATCAGAGTTGCACAAGAGCAGAAAAATTTCCGAGCAGAATTTGATAAAGTCATATGTTCCGAGCAAACAGTATTTTTCTCACCCACAGCTAATAGCAAAAATGACTTTAAAAAATTAATTGAAAGGCTGAGATTAGAAGTTAAAGGTCTTATTAAAAGCAGTGCTCACATAAGTATTGGACGTGGACTCTCACCACAGCAGATTGAGATATCCCGCAATATTTTTTCTGATGAAACACTTAATTTTGACTGCAATAGAATTGCTTTGAGGAAATATAATGATACCATAAAACAATTTGAAGTTGTGCAGATTTTTCCATTTTTGGGCGAAGAAATTTCTGTCAAACAACTGACACTATGGTAAATAAAATTTATAATTCATTACTGTGTGTATTCCTCCTCCGTCACAGGCTGCAACCAAATCACCGCTTCCTTATTACTGTTTCCAATGGCCAAATGCGAAAAATGACTGTCGATACTCGCGCCGTGCCAGTGCTCTACGTTGGGCGGACATTTGATGACATCGCCTTTTCGCAGAATTTTCTTTGCCTGTCCTCTTTCCTGATAGTAGCCGACGCCGTCTGTCACCAATAAAATCTGTCCACCCGGATGTTTATGCCAGCGGTTTCTTGCGCCCGGTTCGAAAGTGACGTTGCCGACGGTAATTGGATTTTCAGGGTCATTCGTTACCAACATTTTCAGGTAAGCGGTTCCTGTAAAATTTTCGTTTTTTACTTTTTCGCCTTTTTCAAACAGGGTTTTAGATTCCGTCTGCATATTTTTTTGAGTTTGAGACTTCAGTTGACTGTTTGAAAAAATAAGAATCACAAAACTTAGAGACGTCAGAAATGAAGCTTTTTTCATTTGTAAAATTTTAAATTTATTTTGATTTTCTTGTTTTTAAAACTTCTTTCAGAACCGTGGCAGCCGCTGTTGATTTTTCCTTACTGATTGTCGGAGTGATAACATTGACAAATTCATTCAACTGTTCGGGCGACCAACCGACATTTAATGAAAGTCCCAAATGCGACTGCAACATTGGGTCCGCATCGCCAATGGCGGTGATAATGGAAATGGTTACCAATTCTCTCTGTTTAAAAGTCAACACATCTCTTTCGAAAATATCTGCAAACAGATGTTCCTTTAAAAAAGTATCAATCGCAGGTGCAAATGCAGAATATCCTGAAAGTTTATCGGGTTGGGGCGCGCCAGAAAGTTCTCCTAAAATCTTTTTACCTCTTTCGTATTTGGTTGTGTCATCTACAATCGGCGAAGCTTCAGCTCCCACATTGTCCTTAATGCCTTTTGTTTTCCGCTCTTCCACGACTTCCATAAAAGTCTGCAAACCTCTGATACTTCTAGGAAAACCGCAGTAGGCATAAGAATGAACCAGCATTTCTTTGATTTCGTTGATGGTCAAACCGGAATCAAGGCCTGCATTTAAAGCTGTTTCCAGTTCACTCAGTTTTCCTTGCGCCGTGAAGGATGAAATAGTGATGATGCTTTTTTCTTTTGAATTTAATTCTGAATTTGATGTTGACATTTGCTGTGCTTTTAGATGATTAAAAAACAGTGAAATTCCCATCAGTAAAACAATGACGACTGTAAATTGTATTTTCTTCATTTTTCTTTTACTTTAAATTTAATTTCAACTATTTTGTTTTATTTAAACCACTTCTGGTCAGCCATTCTCTGACTTTCTTCTCCGCTTCGATTTTCTTTTTCCCTTCCATTACAAATAAAATCCCGTCACGTTCTACGCCGCCTTTCATTGTAAATCCTTCCAGAACTTTGCTTTCCGGACTGAGTTCTTTAACCGTATTAAAACTGCTTCCGACTCCGTAACCTGCATTGGTATTGAATGGGATAATGGTTTTACCTTTTAAATCATATTGTTTCAGAAAACTTTTCATTGGTGGCGGCAGTTTCATTCCCCAGGTTGGAAAACCAATGAAGACGACGTCATATTTTTCAATGTTTTCAATTTTTGTTTTCAGTGGTGGCAAAAATCCTGACTCATTTTCCTTTGAAACCTGGTCAACAATGGCCTTATAATTTTCGGGATAAGGATTTTGAAGTTCCAGCTCTACCAAGTCTCCACCCACATTCTTCTGAATTATTTCTGCAATGGTTTTGGTGTTTTTGGTTCGGGATAAATAGACAATCAGCACTTTTTTATCTTTTAATAATTCTCTTTCTGATGTTGTTTCCTTTGCTTTTGAGCAAGAGAAAAAACTGAGAACTGATATTATGAGTATGATGTATTTCTGCATTGATAATGATTTTAAATAGTTAATCTAATTTTTTAGCCTTCAGCCATTGGCTCATTAAATCGGCCACCTGGATGTTATTTAAATCAGAAAAAGGAAAATGTGTATTGCCTTTCAAACCGACCTCGGGAAGATGAACGACTGTCACATCACCACCATATTGATTGACCGCATCGCGCCACAATCTCGCCATCTGCAAACGTGCTCTCCAACCGTCAGGTCCCGAATTTTCCGAGTACTTTTCAGGAATATTATCGCCGTAATAAATAATAATCGGAATTTTAGTAAGTTTCATAAAATCCTCTTTTGAAACCGAAGAAGCTTCGAGCGCACCGGCAGAACTGGCAATGGGTTTGGGTAATTCGCCCTCAGGAAAAACAAAACCACTTCCCGGCTCGTAGGAAACAATGCCTTTTACATTTTGATTTTTTATAGCGGTCAGCCAACCCATTCCACCCGAATGAGAATGCGTAACCAAAACTCCGGCCCCGATTTTATTAAATAAAGCTGAAGCTGCGTCAACATTTACCTTAATATCAATTGTCCCAATATTCGGTGTCATAGAACGGAAATATTGATTGAGCGTGGCAGAATCTTTGGCAAACTGTACACCTTCGTAATATTTCGGCCACAATCCCACACGGAAAACATTGAACCAATTTTGCTCATCGGGAGTTGGTTCAATCTTAGAAGCTACCGTACTCCTTCCCGCATTTCCTCTTCTCGGCTGATCAATTATGTAAACCGGGAAATTCCTGCGCAGAAAGATATTCTGAAAACCTTCTCTTCCGTCTGGAGTTGTCTCCCAGGTTTTTGAAAACTGTCCGATTCCGTGCCACATTACCAATGGATATTTTCTGGCTTTCACAGGAATCTGATAGAAAACGTAAGCGTGGTCGCCTCTGAAAGTCTGTCCCTCCGCAGTCGGCTTTTGTGGATTGAATGTTCCCGGACTTTTCAAAACAGTTCCGCCAACCGCAAAACTTCCCTGCTCTGCAATCATCAAGGGTTCCTTCGCATTTTTCTGAGCCTGAATCGTAGTATTAGTAAATACTATTAAACCAATTAAACTTAAAAATTGTATCGCCTTAGTTCTCATCTCTATTTCTTTTCCGAGGTCATTGTTTTGGTGAATGACAGTGAACCCAATTTCCAGGTTCCATTATTTTTCACAAATACTTCCGTTACAATAAAGGGATTGGTTACTTCATTTCCACCAACCACGGCTACTAAATCCATTTTGGTCAGAATGATGGCGGTATTTTCAATAATGTTTACCGATGTTTCGTGGATGTGGGCTTTCTTGTACCAGATTCCGCCACTTTTGATGACGTCCAGTTCCTGTTTTTTGCCCCACGAACCGCCCATATGTACGAATACTGATTTTTCGTCAAAAAGTTTCTCCAGTTTTTCGGCATCTTTAGAAGACATCCAATCCCATTTGTCTTTGGAAAGCTGGATGATTTCCTGTTCGGATTTTGTCTCTTTTTTCACGACGTTTTCCACTTTTGTCTGCTGTGCGAATGTGTAGGTAGAACTTGTGGATATGATTAATGCAACAATTAATGCTTTCATTTTTTTTTGAATTATTTAAATTATTTCCCAACTCTCGACTGTAAATGCTGCGGATAACGTTCCCCGACGATTTCAATCTGGCTCAGTGATTGCGTGATTTTAGATAAATCATCAGAAGAAAGTTCTAAAGATGCGCCACCGATGTTTTCCTCCAGTCTGTGCAGTTTTGTAGTTCCCGGAATTGGTGCGATGAACGGTTTCTGCGCCAACAGCCACGCCAAAGCAATCTGTGCGGGTGTTGCCTCTTTTTCTGCAGCAATCTTTTTCAACAAATCGACCAAAGCCTGATTTGCCTTTCTGTTTTCCTCAGAAAATCTCGGGACAATATTTCTGAAATCGTTTTTGTCAAACTGCGTCTGCTCTGTCATTGCTCCCGTTAAAAATCCTTTCCCTAAAGGACTGAATGGCACAAAACCAATGCCCAGTTCTTCCAGCGTCGGGATAATTTCTTTCTCGGCATCACGGAAAAACATTGAGTATTCACTTTGCAAAGCTGAAACAGGCTGTACGGCGTGTGCTTTTCGAATGCTTTCGACACTGGCTTCCGACAATCCGAAATTTTTTACTTTTCCTTCGCTAATCAATTCTTTTACCGCTCCTGCCACGTCTTCCATTGGAACATTCGGGTCTACTCTGTGCTGATAAAAAAGGTCGATATAATCTGTTTTCAGTCTTTTCAAAGAATCCTCCACTACTTTGCGGATTCTTTCCGGACTGCTGTCTAATCCTTTGCTGGAATCACCATCCTGAAAACCAAATTTCGTAGCGATAACGACTTCATTTCGGAAAGGCTGCAAAGCT belongs to Chryseobacterium sp. KACC 21268 and includes:
- a CDS encoding cupin domain-containing protein, coding for MKKASFLTSLSFVILIFSNSQLKSQTQKNMQTESKTLFEKGEKVKNENFTGTAYLKMLVTNDPENPITVGNVTFEPGARNRWHKHPGGQILLVTDGVGYYQERGQAKKILRKGDVIKCPPNVEHWHGASIDSHFSHLAIGNSNKEAVIWLQPVTEEEYTQ
- a CDS encoding carboxymuconolactone decarboxylase family protein — encoded protein: MKKIQFTVVIVLLMGISLFFNHLKAQQMSTSNSELNSKEKSIITISSFTAQGKLSELETALNAGLDSGLTINEIKEMLVHSYAYCGFPRSIRGLQTFMEVVEERKTKGIKDNVGAEASPIVDDTTKYERGKKILGELSGAPQPDKLSGYSAFAPAIDTFLKEHLFADIFERDVLTFKQRELVTISIITAIGDADPMLQSHLGLSLNVGWSPEQLNEFVNVITPTISKEKSTAAATVLKEVLKTRKSK
- a CDS encoding flavodoxin, whose translation is MQKYIILIISVLSFFSCSKAKETTSERELLKDKKVLIVYLSRTKNTKTIAEIIQKNVGGDLVELELQNPYPENYKAIVDQVSKENESGFLPPLKTKIENIEKYDVVFIGFPTWGMKLPPPMKSFLKQYDLKGKTIIPFNTNAGYGVGSSFNTVKELSPESKVLEGFTMKGGVERDGILFVMEGKKKIEAEKKVREWLTRSGLNKTK
- a CDS encoding alpha/beta fold hydrolase; amino-acid sequence: MRTKAIQFLSLIGLIVFTNTTIQAQKNAKEPLMIAEQGSFAVGGTVLKSPGTFNPQKPTAEGQTFRGDHAYVFYQIPVKARKYPLVMWHGIGQFSKTWETTPDGREGFQNIFLRRNFPVYIIDQPRRGNAGRSTVASKIEPTPDEQNWFNVFRVGLWPKYYEGVQFAKDSATLNQYFRSMTPNIGTIDIKVNVDAASALFNKIGAGVLVTHSHSGGMGWLTAIKNQNVKGIVSYEPGSGFVFPEGELPKPIASSAGALEASSVSKEDFMKLTKIPIIIYYGDNIPEKYSENSGPDGWRARLQMARLWRDAVNQYGGDVTVVHLPEVGLKGNTHFPFSDLNNIQVADLMSQWLKAKKLD
- a CDS encoding nuclear transport factor 2 family protein, whose product is MKALIVALIISTSSTYTFAQQTKVENVVKKETKSEQEIIQLSKDKWDWMSSKDAEKLEKLFDEKSVFVHMGGSWGKKQELDVIKSGGIWYKKAHIHETSVNIIENTAIILTKMDLVAVVGGNEVTNPFIVTEVFVKNNGTWKLGSLSFTKTMTSEKK
- a CDS encoding aldo/keto reductase — protein: MQKRILGNQGLEVSALGLGCMGLSFGYGPATEKQEAIKLIRTAFEKGVTFFDTAECYGPFTNEELLGEALQPFRNEVVIATKFGFQDGDSSKGLDSSPERIRKVVEDSLKRLKTDYIDLFYQHRVDPNVPMEDVAGAVKELISEGKVKNFGLSEASVESIRKAHAVQPVSALQSEYSMFFRDAEKEIIPTLEELGIGFVPFSPLGKGFLTGAMTEQTQFDKNDFRNIVPRFSEENRKANQALVDLLKKIAAEKEATPAQIALAWLLAQKPFIAPIPGTTKLHRLEENIGGASLELSSDDLSKITQSLSQIEIVGERYPQHLQSRVGK